The Pyxidicoccus sp. MSG2 DNA segment GGAGCGGCCGCTGCTGGTGGCGGCGCTGGTGCTGGGCGTGCTGGTGCTGAAGGCACTGGTGGGCGCGGTGAGCGCCATGGTGATGCGCTTCCCGCCGTGGGTGGCGGTGCTGGCGGGGCTGGGACTGGCGCAGATTGGCGAGTTCTCCTTCGTGCTCGCGCACGAGGGGGGCCAGGCGGGGCTGCTCAGCGCGGACGAGCAGCGGCTGTTCATCACCATGAGCGTGCTGACGATGGTGGTGACGCCGGTGGCGCTGCACTTCGGGCCGAGGCTGGCGGCGGGGGCGGCGCACCTCAAGCGCCTGGAGTCGCTCATCGGCGCGCACGGGCCACACCACCTGGAGGCGGGGCACAGCGAGGCGCTGAGCGACCACTACATCATCGGCGGGCTGGGCACGGCGGGGAAGCTGGTGACGCGGGCACTGCGGGAGAGCCAGGTGCCGCACGTGTGCATCGACCTGGACCCGGAGGTGGTCTCCGAGGCGCGGCGGCGGGGCGAGTCGCTGTACTACGGCGACATCACCAGCGCGGAGATTCTGGAGCGGGCAGGCATCCACCGGGCCCGGGCGCTGGTGCTGCTGCTGGACGACCCGCTGGGCGCGGCGAGGGCGGTGTCCACGGCGCGGCGGCTGCACGCGAGCGTGCCCATCCTGGTCCGCGTGCAGCGACTGGGGGATATCGCGGACCTGCGCGAGCGCGGGGCCAGCGAGGTGCTCGCGGGAGAGCTGGAGACGGCGCTGGAGGCGGTGTCGCGCGTGCTGAAGTCCACGGACCTCTCGGAGGAGGCCGTGGCGCAGCTCCTGGACACGCTGCGCAAGGACCACCCGCACGGCCCCGGGCCGAACGGGCCACCGCCGCCTCCCGCGCTGCCGCCTCCCGCGCGCAACGGCGGGCCGGAGCGGCCGGAGTACCGGCACTGAGGAGAGGCCGCTACCGCCCGAACAGCCCCCGCTTCTTCTGTGGCTTCCCGCCCTGTGCACGGGACAGACGCTCGCCGAGGATGCGGCTCATCTCCAGCGCCACGGCCGGGTTCGCCATCACCACGCTGCGGAAGTCCTCGCGGCCCACCGCCGCCAGCTCGCTCGCGGCGGTCGTCACCGCCGTCGCCGTGCGCGGCTCGCCCGTCAAGAGCGCCAGCTCGCCGAAGAAGCCGCCCGGCTTCACCGTGGCCACCACCTGCGCCGCCGAGTCCTTCAGCTGCACCTCGCCGGACAGCACCACGAAGAACGTCTCCCCCGGGTCACCCTGGCGGAACAGCTCCGTGCCCCCGGGGTGGTGCAGGTGCTCCGCGCCGCGCGCCACCACCTCCAGCTCCTCGTCCCTCAGCGGCGCGAGGAAGTCCACCTTGCGCAGCGTGGCCGCCAGCAGCGAGCCCGCCCCGGCGCCCACCGGCGGCTCGGCGCTGAGGAAGTCCACCGCCGCCGAGAGCTGCGAGCGCCGCGACACCATGATGACGGTGTGCCCCGCGCGCAGCACCGTGCTCCCCTCCGGCAGCGTCGCGCGGCCCTGCGGGTCCACCACGCCGATGAAGACGCACTCGCGCGGGAAGCCCGGCGTGGCACGCACCTGCGCCACCGTCTGCCCCGCCACCCGCGCGCGCATCGGGAGGGCCAGCTCGAACAGCAGCGTGTCCCCGTCTCCCAGCGGCAGCGTGCCCGCCACCTGCGGGAAGTCGATGGCCGTGGTCATCTTCGCCACCACCACCTCCGCCTCCGCGACCAGCTCCTTCACGCCCGCCAGCCGGTAGGCCTCGCGGTAGCTCGTGTCCAGCATGCGCACCATGAGGCGCGCCCCGGACGTGCTGCGCACCAGCATGGCGAAGGCCAGGTTCTCCGAGTCGCGCGCCAGCACCCCCGCCGCCACGTCCGCCGAGCCGATGCCCGCCGCCTCCAGCACCCGCGGGTTGGTGGCGTCTCCGCACACCGTCACCGCGCCCACCTCCTCGAAGATGCGGTTGCAGACGGTGGCGTCCCGCTCGATGACGGTGACGGTGTGCTGCTCGGCCACCAGCCGCGCCGCCAGCACGCTGCCCACCCGGCCTCCACCCGCGATGACGATTTTCACGACGCCTTCCTCCCGTGGCCCGAGTCCCCAGTGTCGCCGTGCAGCACCTTCTCCAGCGAGAGCGTCCGCTCATCCAGCTGCGCCAGCATGTGCTCCGCCGTGGCCTCCGGAATGAGGCCGTTGCGCCGCGCACCCTGCAGCGCGGTGCGCTCCGCGTCGATGAGCCGGCGCCGCATGGAGATGAGGTCCCTGGCACCTTGAGCGAGGTGCTGCTCGTTGAGGCGCCGCAGCTCGCGCTCGGAGCGGGCGATGTTGACCTGGTACTCGCTGCGCAGGTGGTCATACGCGGCGCGGGGCACCAGCCCCTGCTCGTGCAGCACCTCCAGCTCCTGGTGCGCCGCGCGGCTGGCGATGAGGCGCCCGCGCTGCTCCGCCATGGAAAGGGCCACCTCGTCCTGGTGGAAGAGGCCCAGCCACTTGAGCACCTGGGTGAGCATGAGCCCCTGGCCCACCAGCGACACCAGCGTGACGCCGAAGGCGATGGCCACCAGTTGCTCGCGCGCGGGCGTGGCCGCCGGGAGGCCCAGCGCGAGGCCGATGGACAGCGCGCCCTTGATGTTGCCGGCGATGAACACGTGCTGCCAGCGGAAGGGCAGCGCCTCGGCGGGCCGCAGCCAGCGCAGCAGCAGGAAGGGGATGTAGGTGCCCACCGCGCGCCCGGCGAAGACGCAGGCCACCGCCAGCAACGTCTCGGGCAGGTAGCCGCTCAGCGTCTCCGGCCGCGTGGTGAGCCCCACCGCCAGGAAGAGGAAGGTGTTCACCCCGAAGGTGGCGTACTCCCAGAAGGTGTGGATGGCCACCTGGCTCTGCGGGGCCACCTCGCGCCGCAGGGTGACGCCCACCGCGAGGCCCGCGACGACGGCGGAGATGGCGCCGGACAGGTGGAGCTGCTCGGCCACCACGAACGAGGCGAGCGCCACCGCCGTCGTCACCATGATTTCCGCCAGCGGGTCTTCGATTCGGCGGATGACGAAGCCACCCAGCAGCCCCAGCGCCAGCCCCACCACGCCGCCGCCCACCGAGGCCAGCAGCACCCGCGCGCTCATGGTGGCGATGGACGGCGCCGCAGCCCCCGCCACCACGCTGGCGATGGCCGCGTAGGCCACCAGCGCGGTGCCGTCGTTGAAGAGGCTCTCGCCCTGCATGATGCCGGACAGGCGTGGCGGCACCGGGGCGCGGCGGAACGCGTAGAGGATGGAGACGGTATCGGTGACGGACAGGAGCGCGCCCAGCAGCAGCGCCGGCCATACCGGCAGGCCCAGGGTGAAGTGCAGCGCGGTGCCCGTGGCGCCGATGGCCAGCACCATGCCCAGCGTGGACAGGAGGAGGATGGGCAGCGCGTTGGCGCGGATGCCGGACAGGTCCGCGGTGATGCCGCCCTCGAACAGGAGCGCGGGCAGGCAGAGGAGGAACACGACTTCGGGGTTGAGCGGTGGGACGCCGGGCAGCAGGTGGCCCACGGAGATGACGAGCCCTCCCACCACCAGCGCGACGTTGTACGGCAGGCGCGCGCGCTTGGCCGCGACGGCCAGGACAATCGCCGCCACCATCAACCCGATGACCAGGGGCATCTCGACGTGCACGGCCGCAAGTCTTCCAGAACCGGCGCCCCGACGCACGGGGCACGTCGAGGAATCCGCGTGCTGTCCTGTCGGAAACCTTCAGCGCTTCAGGCGGAGGATGAGGTCCTTGCGCGGACCGCAGTCGCCGCGGCCGTCGCAGTTGCTGGTGGTGACATACAGGTGGCCGTCCGGACCCATGGAGACCTCGCGCAGCCGGCCGTACGTGTCGCGCAGGTACACCTCGTGGCGGGCCACGCGGGCGGGGTTGTCCTGGGCGAACTCCACGCGGTGCAGGTGCCGGGAGCCCAGCGTGCCGATGAGCAGCGAGCCCTTCCACTCGGCAATCGCGGTGCCGGTGTAGAGCGCGGCGCCGCCCGGGGGCATGGCGTCCTCGAAGGTGAGCGACGGCGTCACCTGTCCCTGGCGCGTCTCGCACGCGTAGATGCCGGGCCAGCCCAGGTTGTCGCCGCGCCGCGCGAGGCTCACCTCGTCATGGCCCCGGCGCATCGTCTCGCCGCTGGGCCCGTGGTCGGTGACGTAGAGCGTCGTCGCGTCCTTCCAGTCCCAGCCCTGGAGGTTGCGGATGCCGGTGAGGAACGCGGGCGAGTTGGGGAACGGGTTGTCTTGCGGCACCTGCCCCTCGGGCGTCAGGCGCAGCAGCTTGCCGGCGGGGTCATTCACGTCCTGCGAGCGGTCCGGCGCGCGCGAGTCGCCCGTGCCCACGTAGAGCATGCCGTCCGGGCCGAAGTGGATGCGCCCGCCGTCATGGTAGGTGGCGGAGGCGATGCCGCCGAGGATGACCCGGTCGAAGGTGGCCGTGGCGTGGTCCTCGGACAGCGTCCACCGCTCCACGCGATTCTCATCGCGGCCGCCGGCGTCGGTGGTGACGTACACGTAGAACCGCCGATTCGTGGCGAAGTCCGGGTGCGCGGCGATGCCGAGCAGGCCGCCCTCGGCGGTGCGCGTCGTCTGGAGGGTGGCCACCGGGTTGGGCTGGAGGGCGCCGGCCTTGAGGAGGCGCACGCGGCCGGGACGCTCGGTGACGAGCGCGTCGCCACCGGGCAGCCAGGCGATGCCCCAGGGCACCTCCAGTCCCTCCGCAACCACTTCCACGTCGAAGGGCACGGTGCCGTCGGTGCCCCAGCCGTCCTCCACCAGGATGCAGTCCTGCGGGGAGGCGGTGCCCTGGGCCTGACTCTTCCGGCAGGCGGATGCGAGGGCGGCGAGCACCACGAGGGAAGAGAGCAGGAGGCGGGAGGCGCGCATGAGGGATTGATGCCAGCCTGGCGGTGGGCGCGCCAGCGTCACTTGAAGCCGGCGTCATGCGGCTGACGAGCCCGCGTTCCAGCCCGGGAGGTCCATCGGTGCTGGAATCGGCAGACGAGACTCCGACGGAGCCGCGACCTGGCCCTCGTCTCGTGAAGAAGCCGCTGACGGCCTGACGCCGACGGCAACCCTTTTCCCTCCCCACTGCTGAGTCACCACCGGCCCGGCGCCGCCGAGCTGGACGTCAGACGTGTGTCGTTTCGTCCCCAGGCTTGGGGGCCTTCACAGGAGGCGTGTATGCGCGTGAAGCGAAGTTGGGCCGCTGTGTTGCTGCTGCTCTTGCCGGGTGTCGCTTGGACGCAGTCGGAGCCAGAGACCGACGAGCCAGACGTGCTGCCCCCGACGCGTCAGTGGCACTCCCTGACGCGACTGGAGGCGACGACGTGGGCGTTGCTGCCTCGGGCGGGCATGGGGCGTGACGAAGGGTTCGTGCAAATCGAGCCCACGCTCATCATCGACGGCGGCGAGGAGCTCGGCGTCAACGTGGGCGCCCCGGTGCGGCTGCGTCTGTGGGGAGGTGGAGAGGGCGCGGGCCTCGTGCGGCGAGAGGACTGGGACACGCTCTCCGACTGGGGGCAGCTCTTCCGTGGCCTGAAGTTCGGCTCGGACACCGCACCTCTGGCCGTGTGGTTCGGAGGGCTGGAGAACTACACCCTCCTGTCCGGCCATCTCGTCCGGCGCTACTCCAACCGGACGAACCCGGACTACCACCCGGCGGGAGGCTTCCTCCTCGGCACGCTGGGGCCCCTCTACACGGAAGCCTTCGCCTCGGATGTGCTGGGAGCGCGTCTCATGGGCGCGGAGTTCTCCCTGGACCTGGAGCATGTCTTCTTCGGAAAGCCTCGCATCCCCGCCTGCTACACGCTGGCGCTGTCCGCGGTGCATGACTGGGGGCGTGCCGGAGGACGCGCGCCCTCGCTGACGCTTGCGCACCTCGACGCGATGGCCGTCTTCCGGGTGCGTCCGACGTACGAAGCCTTCGTGTCCGCGGGTTGGGGAGGACGGCCCGGAGAAGGCGGCGCGTGGGGCGCGGTGGTGGGCGCGGGACTCGACGTGCTGACGTCCACGCTGGACATGAAGCTGCGGCTGGAGGGACGGCGCCAGCACGGCGGCTTCCGGCAGGGCGTCTTCGGCCCCGAATATGAGCTGGCGCGCTTCCAGGCAGCGGGCGCGGACGGCAGGCCGCTGGCGGATGCCCCCTTCCCAGAAGGCCATTCCCTCTACGCCGAGGCGAACGTGGGTTGGGATGCCGTCAGCTACGGCGGGCTCCAGAAGCACCTGAGCCTGTCGCTGGGAGTGGAGGCCTTCACCTGGGGCCGCCTCGACGCGGACGGGCACGTCGCGGTGCAACTGTTCCGGCGCAACCTGGAGCTGGCCGTGAAGGGACTGGGCGTGAGTCTGGGGAGGCCCGGGGCACGCTACCTGGGTGCAGCGGAAGTGAGGTGGCGATTCCTCGGTGGAAGGCTCTATGCCATGGGCACGGGCGGCACGCTCCTCTTCCCCGGAGCGGAAGGGACGCTGCGCCCGGCGGCCTTCGCCTCCGTGGGACTGGGGGTGGGCAATGCGCGCTAATGCCGTGGTGCTGAGCGTTGCGTTGCTCACCACGGGATGCGCCTCGGTGTCGCTCGCACCGAGCCGAAGCGAGGAGCTGCGTTACATGCCGCGCGGTGGGTCCGCGCTGACGCAACCGCCGCACGAGGAGCACCCGCATACCTGGGAGGCTTCGCCATCTTCCATCGCGGGAGAGGCGCTCCAACGCAGGCTGGCGCGTCGCAAAGCGCCACAAGGCGGCGTGACGGAGGCTGCCTCGGGCGGCGTGGCGGGAGGCGCTGCCGCGAGTGCCTCACAGGTACGGGACGCGGTGCTCGAAGCCGTAGACGACGTGAAGGGCTCCACGGACAACATCGCCAGCACACTCTCCACGCTGGCCAACCGTCCACCTACCCGCTTCGGCAACCGGGGCTTGACCGGAGCCAACGGCGTCTTCACCGGCAACCTGGACCATGCCTCCAATCAGCTGCCATGGCTGCACAGTGCGCTCGTTAGCACGACGGCGCTGGTGGCGGTTGCCGGGGAAGTCGGTAACGCGGACATGGAGCTGGGCATCCTCCGGATGGCGGGCCCGCGCCTTCAGTCGGCCATGTTCGGCTCCATGCTGCTCGCGGCATGGCTCGACTTCCTCACCCTCGCCGATGCCGTGCTCCGCGAGTGCTCCGCCTACAGCGCCGAGCAGCTCCTCATGGACCTGGAGCGCGTACAGAGGCGGATGGAGCCCACCCTGGCGGCGTTCTCCTCAGGAGACGCGGAGCAGGTGGAGGAAGCGGCCACGGCGATGCCCGAGTTGATGGGACAGCTCACCCGAGAGTTCGGCGCCATCCGCGACGGCGCACGCAAGGCTACCGAGCAGAACGGGAAGTTCATGGCGGCGGCGCAGGCGATGGAGATGCTCACGCTGGTTTCGACGCTGAAGGTGTCGCTGCCTCGCCTGCCGCCCGCCGCTCCCGCCACCGTCGGCGTGAGCCTCGTCATGGGCTCTGGCGGTGTCATGGCCGGCTCGCAGCTTGTCGTCTCCGCCGAGTGGGTAGAGATGATCCGGCGCCTCGTGCAGGCGGGCGTCATCTCCATCCCCGCCGTCAGTGCCGCTGTCCGGATTCACGGCGGGCAGGTGATGATGGCGCAGGCGAACGGGGACCTGCCGGAGGGGCTACGCGACGCGCTGGGCGACAGCCCCGAGGTGCGCGGCATGAGGGTGACGGGCAAAGCCGGGGCGGGCATGTCCGAGCATCCGAAGCACCACGTCATGCCGAAAGAGCGCCGCACATGGTTCGAGGAGCGCGGCTTCAAGGGCGACATGGACATCGACCAGTTCTGCGTTCGGCTGGAGTGGGCACACCACGAGGCGATTCACGGAGGCGGCAACTGGCGCCTGGGGCGTATGTGGCCCAACGAATGGAACCGGATGATCATGGAGGTGCTACAGCAAGCTGAGCGCAGGGCTGGCCAGATGTTGACGCGAAACGAGATCCTCAACATCGTCGCATCTCGAATGAAGCGCTATGGCATCCCGATGAAGTTCACTCAAGGGAGGAGGCGATGACCGATGGACGCTCCTGGCGGGGTGATTGGAAGGCACGCCTGTATGAGCGCGTCCGTGAACGCGGTTACGACTCGCTCACCGCATTTGCCGAGGCACGTCCTGCCGTCCCGCTGAACCAGCTCGCCGAGGAGCTTGGCAAGGACGACGTCGCTGGGGTGCAGGTGTTGGGAGGACTGCATGCTGAGGCAGAGCAGCGCAGGATGGTCACACGTTTCGTGCGCGACGTGCTCGTGCGTGAGCTGTCGGAGACTCTCCCAGATGGCTGGCCGGTCGTGCTGGACCGTGACTCCCGATTCGCGGTCGCCAAGGCGCTCGGCTGCTGGTACGCCGACACCCCTGATACTCACAAGGAGCGCGTCGACCGGGCCGGAGACGCGCTCCTCGCCAATCCGCCGCCCGCTGGCTGGCGCCCGCTCGGCCCCGACGACGAGCTGCTTCGCACGCTCTTGCCGGACGAAGAAGCCTGACCA contains these protein-coding regions:
- a CDS encoding cation:proton antiporter, with translation MEVPAVLQELVVVLGVAVAVVLALSHVRLPTIAGLIAAGALIGPGGLGLVRDAALITVLAEIGVVLLLFSIGLEFSLARLRRLWRVLLLGGGLQVGLTTLGVLAGALALGVPAARGIFFGFLVALSSTAIVLRALAERHEVDAPHGRLIIGALIFQDLCVVPMMLAIPLLAGQRGGAGALFSVLAKAALLVVATAVLGRTVVPRFLKDVAATRRREVFILAVLGLCVGIAWVSALAGLSLALGAFLAGLALADGDYGHQALADVLPLRETLSSFFFISVGMLLDVRVLMERPLLVAALVLGVLVLKALVGAVSAMVMRFPPWVAVLAGLGLAQIGEFSFVLAHEGGQAGLLSADEQRLFITMSVLTMVVTPVALHFGPRLAAGAAHLKRLESLIGAHGPHHLEAGHSEALSDHYIIGGLGTAGKLVTRALRESQVPHVCIDLDPEVVSEARRRGESLYYGDITSAEILERAGIHRARALVLLLDDPLGAARAVSTARRLHASVPILVRVQRLGDIADLRERGASEVLAGELETALEAVSRVLKSTDLSEEAVAQLLDTLRKDHPHGPGPNGPPPPPALPPPARNGGPERPEYRH
- a CDS encoding NAD-binding protein, which codes for MKIVIAGGGRVGSVLAARLVAEQHTVTVIERDATVCNRIFEEVGAVTVCGDATNPRVLEAAGIGSADVAAGVLARDSENLAFAMLVRSTSGARLMVRMLDTSYREAYRLAGVKELVAEAEVVVAKMTTAIDFPQVAGTLPLGDGDTLLFELALPMRARVAGQTVAQVRATPGFPRECVFIGVVDPQGRATLPEGSTVLRAGHTVIMVSRRSQLSAAVDFLSAEPPVGAGAGSLLAATLRKVDFLAPLRDEELEVVARGAEHLHHPGGTELFRQGDPGETFFVVLSGEVQLKDSAAQVVATVKPGGFFGELALLTGEPRTATAVTTAASELAAVGREDFRSVVMANPAVALEMSRILGERLSRAQGGKPQKKRGLFGR
- a CDS encoding cation:proton antiporter, producing the protein MHVEMPLVIGLMVAAIVLAVAAKRARLPYNVALVVGGLVISVGHLLPGVPPLNPEVVFLLCLPALLFEGGITADLSGIRANALPILLLSTLGMVLAIGATGTALHFTLGLPVWPALLLGALLSVTDTVSILYAFRRAPVPPRLSGIMQGESLFNDGTALVAYAAIASVVAGAAAPSIATMSARVLLASVGGGVVGLALGLLGGFVIRRIEDPLAEIMVTTAVALASFVVAEQLHLSGAISAVVAGLAVGVTLRREVAPQSQVAIHTFWEYATFGVNTFLFLAVGLTTRPETLSGYLPETLLAVACVFAGRAVGTYIPFLLLRWLRPAEALPFRWQHVFIAGNIKGALSIGLALGLPAATPAREQLVAIAFGVTLVSLVGQGLMLTQVLKWLGLFHQDEVALSMAEQRGRLIASRAAHQELEVLHEQGLVPRAAYDHLRSEYQVNIARSERELRRLNEQHLAQGARDLISMRRRLIDAERTALQGARRNGLIPEATAEHMLAQLDERTLSLEKVLHGDTGDSGHGRKAS
- a CDS encoding PQQ-dependent sugar dehydrogenase, which codes for MRASRLLLSSLVVLAALASACRKSQAQGTASPQDCILVEDGWGTDGTVPFDVEVVAEGLEVPWGIAWLPGGDALVTERPGRVRLLKAGALQPNPVATLQTTRTAEGGLLGIAAHPDFATNRRFYVYVTTDAGGRDENRVERWTLSEDHATATFDRVILGGIASATYHDGGRIHFGPDGMLYVGTGDSRAPDRSQDVNDPAGKLLRLTPEGQVPQDNPFPNSPAFLTGIRNLQGWDWKDATTLYVTDHGPSGETMRRGHDEVSLARRGDNLGWPGIYACETRQGQVTPSLTFEDAMPPGGAALYTGTAIAEWKGSLLIGTLGSRHLHRVEFAQDNPARVARHEVYLRDTYGRLREVSMGPDGHLYVTTSNCDGRGDCGPRKDLILRLKR
- a CDS encoding DUF2380 domain-containing protein, with the translated sequence MTEAASGGVAGGAAASASQVRDAVLEAVDDVKGSTDNIASTLSTLANRPPTRFGNRGLTGANGVFTGNLDHASNQLPWLHSALVSTTALVAVAGEVGNADMELGILRMAGPRLQSAMFGSMLLAAWLDFLTLADAVLRECSAYSAEQLLMDLERVQRRMEPTLAAFSSGDAEQVEEAATAMPELMGQLTREFGAIRDGARKATEQNGKFMAAAQAMEMLTLVSTLKVSLPRLPPAAPATVGVSLVMGSGGVMAGSQLVVSAEWVEMIRRLVQAGVISIPAVSAAVRIHGGQVMMAQANGDLPEGLRDALGDSPEVRGMRVTGKAGAGMSEHPKHHVMPKERRTWFEERGFKGDMDIDQFCVRLEWAHHEAIHGGGNWRLGRMWPNEWNRMIMEVLQQAERRAGQMLTRNEILNIVASRMKRYGIPMKFTQGRRR
- a CDS encoding NUDIX hydrolase: MTDGRSWRGDWKARLYERVRERGYDSLTAFAEARPAVPLNQLAEELGKDDVAGVQVLGGLHAEAEQRRMVTRFVRDVLVRELSETLPDGWPVVLDRDSRFAVAKALGCWYADTPDTHKERVDRAGDALLANPPPAGWRPLGPDDELLRTLLPDEEA